A segment of the Streptomyces sp. Tu 2975 genome:
GATCGCGGAACGGATGCGGGCCGCCGAGCATGCCGGGGACGACGCCACCCATGCGATCTTCCACCAGCTGAACTCCTCGTTCATCACGCCCTTCGACCGCGAGGACATCTACAACCTCGCTTCGTCCCTCGACGACATCATGGACTTCATGGAGGAGGCCGTCGACCTGGTCGTCCTCTACAACGTCGAAGAGCTGCCCAAGGGCGTCGAGCAGCAGATCGAGGTCCTGGCACGGGCGGCGGAGCTGACGGCCGAGGCCATGCCGCACCTGCGGACGATGGACAACCTCACCGAGTACTGGATCGAGGTCAACCGGCTGGAGAACCAGGCGGACCAGATCCACCGCAAGCTGCTCGCCCACCTCTTCAACGGCAAGTACGACGCCATCGAGGTCCTCAAGCTCAAGCAGATCGTCGACGTGCTCGAAGAGGCCGCGGACGCGTTCGAGCACGTGGCGAACACGGTGGAGACCATCGCGGTCAAGGAGTCCTGAACCACGTGGACACCTTTGCCCTGGTCGTGACCATCGGGGTCGCGCTCTTCTTCACGTACACCAACGGCTTCCACGACTCCGCGAACGCGATCGCGACATCGGTCTCCACGAGGGCGTTGACGCCGCGCGTGGCACTGGCGATGGCCGCGGTGATGAACCTCGCGGGCGCCTTCCTCGGACAGGGCGTCGCCAAGACCGTCAGCGAAGGACTCATCGAGACGCCCGTCGGCTCGCGCGGCATGGGCATCCTGTTCGCGGCACTGGTCGGCGCGATCGTCTGGAACCTGATCACCTGGTACTTCGGCCTGCCCTCCTCCTCGTCGCACGCGCTGTTCGGCGGCATGGTCGGAGCGGCGCTCGCCGGCGGGACCGAGGTGATCTGGACCGGGGTGCTCGAGAAGG
Coding sequences within it:
- a CDS encoding DUF47 family protein, whose translation is MRFRLTPRETSFYDMFSASADNIVTGSKLLMELLGAESSARAEIAERMRAAEHAGDDATHAIFHQLNSSFITPFDREDIYNLASSLDDIMDFMEEAVDLVVLYNVEELPKGVEQQIEVLARAAELTAEAMPHLRTMDNLTEYWIEVNRLENQADQIHRKLLAHLFNGKYDAIEVLKLKQIVDVLEEAADAFEHVANTVETIAVKES